From Persicobacter psychrovividus, one genomic window encodes:
- a CDS encoding condensin complex protein MksE, which yields MENIKKIIAPVFDVLSRGGFLSANTSRLEHRKLYGKVEEHFEQLHEYYLALGFHLQHGHNYFYFTREEQKYATEEKLERFYKYIDILAFFADYFQGFGEGYRFSTSDLEQKCKVDTNLSDQLKVIIPEGSTYYDKARRVVKLMTDRGFFICEDDEREDYKVLSAYNYLLDLIKLIDIDEDETTK from the coding sequence ATGGAAAATATAAAAAAAATAATTGCTCCTGTATTCGATGTTTTAAGTCGGGGAGGCTTTCTGAGCGCAAATACCAGCCGTTTGGAACACCGAAAACTTTATGGTAAGGTAGAGGAGCATTTTGAGCAACTTCATGAATATTACCTTGCCTTGGGCTTCCACCTTCAGCATGGGCATAATTATTTCTACTTTACCCGTGAGGAGCAAAAGTATGCTACGGAGGAAAAGTTGGAGCGATTTTATAAGTATATCGACATATTGGCATTTTTTGCCGATTATTTTCAGGGTTTTGGTGAAGGCTATCGATTTTCAACTTCCGACCTGGAACAAAAGTGCAAGGTGGATACCAATTTGAGTGATCAGCTGAAGGTGATCATCCCTGAGGGAAGCACCTATTATGATAAAGCAAGACGAGTGGTTAAGCTGATGACCGATCGGGGTTTTTTCATCTGTGAAGATGATGAACGCGAAGACTACAAGGTGCTTTCTGCCTATAATTACTTACTGGATTTGATTAAACTCATTGATATTGATGAAGACGAGACAACTAAATAA
- a CDS encoding alpha-isopropylmalate synthase regulatory domain-containing protein gives MRIEIMDTTLRDGEQTSGVAYTPAEKLTIAKLLLEEVKVNRIEVASARISEGEKEAVRRITRWAKENGHLENIEILGFIDKGRSRNWILEAGAKVLNLLCKGSLNHLKYQLKKSPEQHITDIRKEVQEAVKAGLSVNVYLEDWSNGMKNSPEYVFQLMDALRFEPIDRFMLPDTLGILNPVLIEEYIVMMRERYPKLHFDSHCHNDYDLAVGNTFSAIKAGVNGIHCTVNGLGERTGNTPLASIIGLKDHMQLECSVDERKLTKISNMVAVFSGIETPSNQPIVGKNVFTQACGVHADGDVKGNLYKNDLLPERFGRRMEYALGKTSGKASIQKNLEDLGIILSPEKMAEVTQRVVELGDKKSLITQDDLPYIVSDVLGNTMEGKVKIHNYYCTLVHNMHPVAMLKIEIEGEVYEENAKGDGMYDAFMNALKKIYDEHIQLPLPKLTNYRIHIPPGGNTDALVETTISWDDGRQQFKTRGLDADQQASAIMATMKMLNKIHREDFTYNK, from the coding sequence ATGAGAATCGAGATAATGGACACAACGCTCCGAGATGGGGAGCAAACGTCAGGGGTGGCTTATACTCCTGCCGAAAAATTAACCATCGCCAAATTGCTTCTTGAAGAGGTTAAAGTGAATCGGATAGAAGTGGCGTCTGCACGCATCAGTGAAGGAGAAAAAGAGGCGGTACGCAGAATTACCCGTTGGGCAAAAGAAAATGGTCACCTGGAAAATATTGAAATTCTTGGTTTTATAGATAAGGGGCGTTCCCGCAACTGGATTTTGGAGGCAGGGGCAAAAGTGTTGAATTTGCTTTGCAAAGGCTCACTCAATCACCTGAAGTACCAGTTGAAGAAATCCCCCGAGCAGCATATTACTGATATCAGGAAAGAAGTGCAGGAAGCGGTAAAGGCGGGCTTGTCGGTCAATGTATATTTGGAAGACTGGTCAAATGGCATGAAAAACTCTCCTGAATATGTCTTTCAACTCATGGACGCCCTCAGGTTTGAACCCATTGACCGCTTTATGTTACCTGACACCCTCGGCATTTTGAATCCGGTGCTTATTGAAGAGTACATCGTGATGATGCGTGAAAGGTATCCAAAGCTACACTTTGATTCTCATTGCCATAATGATTACGATTTGGCTGTCGGGAATACTTTTTCCGCGATCAAGGCAGGAGTAAATGGCATTCATTGTACAGTGAATGGGCTTGGGGAACGAACGGGAAATACACCATTGGCGAGTATCATTGGCCTGAAAGACCATATGCAGCTTGAGTGTAGTGTTGATGAGCGCAAACTGACGAAAATTTCAAATATGGTCGCTGTTTTCAGTGGCATTGAAACACCATCAAATCAGCCAATCGTTGGGAAAAATGTCTTCACGCAAGCCTGTGGTGTCCATGCGGACGGGGATGTAAAAGGTAATTTATACAAGAATGATTTATTGCCTGAACGTTTTGGCAGACGAATGGAATATGCTTTGGGGAAAACCTCAGGAAAAGCCTCCATTCAGAAAAACCTCGAAGATCTCGGGATCATTCTTTCCCCGGAAAAAATGGCCGAAGTTACACAACGGGTCGTTGAGTTGGGCGATAAAAAATCGTTGATCACCCAGGACGATCTCCCATATATTGTTTCTGATGTATTGGGCAACACGATGGAGGGCAAGGTTAAAATCCACAATTATTATTGTACACTTGTACATAATATGCACCCTGTGGCGATGCTTAAAATTGAAATCGAGGGGGAAGTTTACGAGGAAAATGCCAAAGGTGATGGTATGTACGATGCTTTCATGAATGCGCTGAAGAAAATTTATGATGAGCACATTCAGTTGCCGTTACCAAAACTGACCAACTATCGTATTCATATTCCACCAGGCGGAAATACTGATGCCCTCGTAGAAACGACCATTAGTTGGGACGATGGCAGACAGCAGTTCAAAACCCGAGGTCTTGATGCTGACCAGCAGGCGTCAGCCATTATGGCCACCATGAAAATGCTCAACAAAATTCACCGGGAAGATTTCACCTACAATAAATAA
- a CDS encoding ATP-binding protein has product MKTRQLNKLIFINSASVAYSEVALDGNIHFVGSNGFGKTTVLRAILFFYNPSDRKRDLGIREDQKAFSEYYFERSDSYIIYEVNHEAGPYCLVLYKRNGRLHVRFVESAYQRDWFISDYQANDQAEVWQNIQSAGVAIVPEEITRLGHLRQILYGAGAEKIWRRFALFKMHSGMQKRKTNNIPLAISNIFRSSRLDSNYIKKSIIDAVFYESIKPLDLSVIERQLARFRNDLKDLDSYQSQEDVAKEIIRQFNELEELKHTLDTTATNLGHKLKEVRAKIDRIDTDMEGFQQQMTEEDGKLKALQTTYDEQLGRLNGEIAVLKNELAETERLKSFFKDKDIETLVNKVKGKSLKEKQLIKLKTSLEETGRKVQDVAVYFENKLARLENEKLAFESQFSEKRHLAQATLLEAKTAENELFEQTKLEIEDQFLQRIVPYEKEVAEKRAQYTDLQSKLRGVEKQPLVSKEHQQLLQEIGDLEQQGLSWDHEHKMLLQEISSKKELYALKVKHLESDTHAQKKRLQKSYVSIEEQLHKVETQLKGYEGSLLSFLHEQVDGWEAHLGKVLKEEVLFSKNLSPAFDPDQSNNLFGLSLNLADLPSTSHSIEQLEALKKGFSKQLKSIEVELSQLEADFLKESEELQQAIGLPVKKLQNRVDQLRYDQERCQVQVKNLKLEVDALSQKEQAVHAENLHQIHLQLDEVEGALKGAEQQLQAVKQQQKEELLALQGRHRTTLAQAEEHCSKQLQGIAQEANERLKLWKEEKEDIRKDRDAQMAGKGIDPDRVRMLEHQIETLTAELEEIDDEAIELVNRYKFAQERYLDVELDNVRKLADAEGKVNQLAEDFRLKSAGGKRAVKELQMQMGQQRQLRKELNALIAQDFEYFKTGAHSVYHVYQHLIDHPKGENTQGLELKESIHLMNSHFSRLTVETTQLQRKLNKFTGLFSLNNFLNFPKKLEKDQDYLDFVRYHLEPFVTNNMVELARKQLEKLHADTINDIAREVKDFSTHSTEIHAVIAQINADFESSNFVGVVKSIQLDFREKNAGVIQLMRKIKKLTEDHQFGAQAGMFNKGLSEDISQESIKLLTQLKSAIDDAPKKIISIHDTFDLWFRVEENNNDTGWVERLSNVGSEGTDVMVKAMIYITLLNVFKLNAFRTDSNYCIHCMIDEVGKLSDRYLRELINFTNDKNIRLIFGSPNENDPLIYQHVYKVHREDDHIQVIELIGEEQQEAS; this is encoded by the coding sequence ATGAAGACGAGACAACTAAATAAGCTGATATTTATTAATAGTGCTTCGGTGGCTTACAGCGAAGTTGCCTTGGATGGAAATATTCACTTTGTGGGCTCGAATGGGTTTGGGAAAACCACCGTTTTACGGGCGATTCTGTTTTTTTATAATCCCAGCGACCGAAAGCGAGATTTGGGGATTCGGGAAGATCAGAAGGCATTTTCTGAGTATTACTTCGAGCGTTCAGACTCTTATATTATTTATGAGGTCAATCACGAGGCAGGGCCATATTGTTTGGTGCTTTACAAGCGAAATGGGCGTTTGCACGTGCGGTTTGTTGAGTCGGCTTATCAGCGTGATTGGTTTATTTCTGATTATCAGGCCAACGATCAGGCAGAAGTTTGGCAGAATATTCAGTCAGCAGGGGTAGCTATCGTTCCTGAGGAAATTACGCGGTTAGGTCATTTGCGTCAGATTCTTTATGGGGCAGGGGCAGAGAAAATCTGGCGTCGTTTCGCCCTTTTCAAAATGCACTCGGGAATGCAAAAGCGAAAGACCAACAATATCCCTTTGGCGATTTCGAATATTTTCCGCAGCTCTCGTCTGGATTCAAACTACATCAAAAAATCAATTATTGATGCCGTGTTTTATGAATCCATCAAGCCACTCGATTTGTCTGTTATTGAGCGACAACTCGCCCGTTTCCGAAACGACCTCAAAGATCTTGATAGTTATCAGTCGCAGGAAGATGTGGCTAAAGAGATTATTCGTCAGTTTAATGAGCTGGAAGAATTAAAGCATACGCTCGATACTACTGCGACCAATTTAGGGCATAAATTGAAAGAAGTCCGGGCCAAAATTGACCGTATTGATACGGATATGGAAGGTTTTCAGCAACAGATGACTGAAGAAGATGGGAAGCTGAAAGCTTTGCAAACTACCTATGATGAACAGCTTGGTCGCTTGAATGGTGAAATTGCCGTGCTTAAAAATGAACTGGCGGAAACGGAGCGATTGAAATCCTTCTTTAAGGATAAGGATATTGAGACGTTGGTGAATAAGGTAAAAGGCAAGTCGCTGAAAGAAAAACAATTGATCAAGCTGAAAACTTCTTTGGAGGAAACAGGCCGAAAAGTTCAGGATGTTGCGGTATACTTTGAGAATAAACTTGCCCGCCTTGAAAATGAAAAATTAGCTTTCGAAAGTCAGTTTTCCGAAAAAAGGCACCTGGCTCAGGCCACATTATTAGAGGCTAAAACGGCCGAGAATGAGCTTTTTGAGCAGACAAAATTGGAGATTGAGGATCAGTTTTTACAACGAATTGTGCCTTATGAAAAGGAAGTTGCGGAAAAACGTGCGCAGTACACCGATCTTCAGAGCAAGCTGCGAGGGGTAGAAAAGCAACCTTTGGTATCGAAGGAGCATCAGCAATTACTTCAGGAAATTGGGGATCTTGAGCAGCAGGGACTCAGCTGGGATCATGAACATAAAATGCTGTTGCAGGAAATCAGCAGTAAAAAAGAACTTTATGCGCTAAAGGTGAAGCATCTGGAGTCAGATACTCACGCACAGAAAAAGCGCCTGCAGAAATCTTATGTCAGTATCGAGGAGCAACTTCACAAAGTTGAAACGCAGCTGAAAGGATATGAGGGGTCGTTGCTTTCTTTTTTACATGAGCAGGTCGATGGCTGGGAAGCACATTTGGGCAAAGTGCTGAAAGAAGAAGTTCTGTTTTCGAAAAATCTTTCGCCTGCCTTTGATCCCGATCAGTCGAATAACTTGTTTGGATTGTCGCTTAATCTGGCAGACTTGCCGAGCACGTCGCATTCTATCGAACAGCTCGAAGCACTAAAAAAAGGTTTTTCCAAACAGTTGAAAAGTATTGAGGTAGAGTTGTCGCAGCTCGAAGCTGACTTTCTGAAAGAGTCTGAAGAGCTTCAACAGGCGATAGGATTACCGGTGAAGAAGCTACAGAATCGGGTCGATCAGTTGCGCTATGATCAGGAACGTTGTCAGGTGCAGGTAAAAAACCTGAAGTTGGAAGTTGATGCGCTGTCGCAAAAAGAGCAGGCGGTTCACGCAGAAAATTTGCATCAGATACACCTTCAGCTGGATGAGGTTGAGGGAGCGTTGAAAGGAGCGGAACAGCAATTACAGGCTGTAAAGCAGCAACAGAAGGAGGAGTTGCTGGCGCTTCAGGGGCGTCATCGTACCACCTTGGCGCAGGCGGAAGAACATTGCTCCAAACAATTGCAGGGAATTGCCCAAGAGGCCAATGAGCGTTTGAAGCTGTGGAAAGAAGAAAAAGAGGATATACGCAAGGATCGCGATGCCCAAATGGCAGGGAAAGGCATCGATCCTGATCGTGTTCGGATGCTCGAACATCAAATTGAAACGCTGACAGCCGAGTTGGAGGAAATTGACGATGAGGCCATTGAATTGGTGAACCGTTATAAGTTTGCGCAGGAACGTTACCTTGATGTTGAACTGGATAATGTTAGAAAGTTAGCAGATGCCGAAGGCAAGGTCAATCAGTTGGCGGAGGATTTCCGACTGAAATCTGCAGGTGGTAAAAGGGCGGTTAAAGAACTTCAAATGCAAATGGGGCAACAGCGACAGTTACGAAAAGAGTTGAACGCCCTGATTGCGCAGGATTTTGAATATTTCAAAACCGGAGCGCATTCAGTTTACCATGTTTATCAGCATTTGATTGATCATCCGAAAGGGGAGAACACCCAAGGGTTGGAACTCAAAGAAAGTATACATTTAATGAATAGCCATTTCAGCAGGCTGACGGTTGAAACGACTCAGTTACAGCGTAAATTGAATAAATTTACAGGCTTGTTTTCTTTGAATAACTTCTTGAATTTCCCGAAAAAATTAGAGAAAGATCAGGATTATCTTGATTTTGTGCGCTACCATTTGGAGCCATTCGTGACCAATAATATGGTGGAGCTGGCACGTAAGCAATTGGAGAAATTGCATGCAGATACGATCAATGACATCGCTCGGGAGGTGAAGGATTTTTCCACCCACTCTACAGAAATTCATGCGGTAATTGCTCAGATCAATGCTGATTTTGAATCGAGTAATTTTGTGGGCGTAGTTAAAAGTATTCAGCTGGACTTTCGGGAGAAAAATGCGGGCGTGATTCAACTGATGCGGAAAATAAAAAAATTGACCGAAGATCATCAGTTTGGGGCGCAAGCGGGCATGTTCAATAAAGGGCTGTCCGAAGATATCAGTCAGGAGTCGATTAAGTTACTGACACAATTAAAATCAGCCATTGATGATGCCCCCAAAAAAATCATTTCAATCCATGATACTTTTGACCTTTGGTTCAGGGTTGAAGAAAATAATAATGATACCGGTTGGGTGGAAAGATTATCGAATGTGGGCTCCGAAGGAACTGATGTGATGGTGAAGGCGATGATCTACATTACTCTGCTGAATGTATTTAAATTGAATGCTTTCCGAACCGACAGTAACTATTGCATACATTGTATGATTGATGAGGTGGGGAAATTGTCGGATCGCTACCTTCGTGAACTGATCAATTTCACCAATGATAAAAACATCCGCTTGATTTTTGGTTCCCCGAACGAAAATGATCCACTGATCTATCAGCATGTTTATAAGGTGCACCGAGAGGATGACCATATTCAAGTGATCGAGCTTATTGGCGAAGAGCAACAGGAAGCCTCCTGA
- a CDS encoding SOS response-associated peptidase has protein sequence MCYHVNVNTNGKQISDQFDLSIPLGFHFPPIHHQSGFDFPQLPITTHQGVLQLASWGLVPEWVKSPDQAMSMKSSTLNARAESIFQKPAFSESMVNRRCLVFLTGFFEWQAVGKNKYPFFIHCPERPIIPMAGIFSHDPLKISTNEKDMTFSIVTVQANALMSKIHNTKQRMPLILKDDQLSAWMAPESSQKTLKSLLLPYDGPMKAHSVKLRQQQGRFVNEATATDRVDYPALAFKQGRLF, from the coding sequence ATGTGTTACCATGTTAATGTCAATACCAACGGAAAACAGATCAGCGATCAGTTTGATTTAAGTATTCCCCTGGGCTTTCATTTTCCGCCAATTCATCATCAGTCAGGCTTTGATTTTCCGCAATTACCCATCACCACCCATCAGGGTGTTTTGCAATTGGCAAGCTGGGGATTGGTGCCTGAGTGGGTTAAAAGCCCTGATCAAGCGATGAGCATGAAAAGTAGCACCCTGAATGCACGTGCAGAAAGTATTTTCCAGAAACCCGCTTTTTCGGAATCGATGGTCAACCGGCGATGCTTGGTTTTTCTGACAGGATTTTTTGAATGGCAGGCCGTTGGCAAAAATAAATACCCATTTTTTATTCATTGTCCCGAGCGGCCAATCATTCCGATGGCAGGAATTTTCAGTCATGATCCACTAAAAATATCAACAAATGAGAAGGATATGACTTTTTCGATAGTCACCGTTCAGGCTAATGCATTGATGTCTAAAATTCACAATACCAAACAGCGTATGCCCTTAATTCTGAAGGATGATCAATTATCTGCATGGATGGCCCCTGAGAGCAGTCAGAAAACCCTGAAATCGTTGCTGTTACCTTATGACGGGCCGATGAAAGCGCATTCAGTAAAATTGAGGCAACAACAGGGTAGATTTGTAAATGAGGCCACAGCAACCGATCGGGTAGATTACCCCGCATTAGCATTTAAGCAAGGTCGGTTGTTTTAA
- a CDS encoding DUF937 domain-containing protein: MIDKIMNMVGGPLQDMLKTQSNLGPSEASEAAKLSGESLMEGLKDNISSGNTSEMISMFTQKEDVSNSHPMVSGMIANLSGKVANQLGVSTGVASNVANMAIPFVINLISSKFRNSEHSQDASGLMSMIAGGSGGGGIIDQAKGLLGGLFGK; the protein is encoded by the coding sequence ATGATAGATAAAATAATGAATATGGTCGGAGGACCGCTACAGGATATGCTGAAAACACAGTCTAATCTTGGTCCTTCGGAAGCCAGCGAAGCGGCAAAATTAAGTGGCGAAAGCTTGATGGAAGGATTGAAAGACAATATTTCGAGTGGTAATACTTCTGAAATGATTTCGATGTTTACGCAGAAGGAGGACGTCAGCAATTCCCACCCGATGGTTTCGGGGATGATTGCCAATTTAAGTGGCAAGGTGGCCAATCAGCTGGGGGTAAGCACCGGTGTTGCTTCCAATGTTGCAAATATGGCCATTCCTTTTGTCATCAATCTCATTTCCTCGAAATTCCGAAATTCGGAACATTCTCAGGATGCTTCAGGATTAATGTCCATGATTGCAGGCGGAAGCGGTGGCGGAGGGATCATCGATCAGGCCAAGGGCTTACTCGGCGGATTGTTCGGGAAATAG
- a CDS encoding DUF4332 domain-containing protein, producing MSKKITQIEGIGPAYAKKLEAAGITTVEKLLEEGSSRSGRKRIAKTTGVEEKKILAWVNMADLFRIKGIAGQFAELLKASGVDTVKELRNRNANNLHGKLTEVNEEKKLTRAIPSLSSVEGFIDQAKGLDAVVTH from the coding sequence ATGAGTAAGAAAATCACCCAAATTGAAGGAATTGGACCTGCCTATGCAAAGAAACTCGAAGCGGCAGGAATTACTACCGTGGAAAAATTGTTAGAGGAAGGCTCTTCAAGAAGCGGTCGGAAAAGAATAGCAAAAACGACTGGCGTTGAAGAGAAAAAGATTCTCGCATGGGTGAATATGGCAGACCTTTTCAGAATCAAAGGGATCGCTGGCCAATTCGCGGAATTACTGAAAGCTTCTGGTGTTGATACGGTGAAAGAATTGCGTAACCGTAACGCCAATAATTTGCACGGTAAACTGACCGAGGTTAATGAAGAGAAAAAGTTAACCAGAGCCATCCCTTCCTTGTCATCAGTAGAAGGTTTCATCGATCAGGCCAAAGGTCTTGATGCGGTGGTTACTCATTAA
- a CDS encoding PatB family C-S lyase — translation MNTDFDKIVDRKPYNNVKFGLRKAYFGTEDIDPLWVADMDFEVAEPINNAIVKRAAHAVYGYPFADDDFKASVCDWQWKQNQWKVAPEWVSGLPGVVPALLTAVLSFSAPSDEVIVQPPVYFPFFDVIESVGRNVVKNPLILNNGRYEMDFDHLQKVITDKTKMLLLCNPHNPSGRMWTKSELTKLGEICAQHQVLIIADEIHSDLTLGGRKHQPIAKISPQISEITVTCSSASKTFNLAGLTCAYTIISSDTLRRKFDKMLSMTHLFISNVFGLEATSAAYRSGSGWLEELKLYLEETIAQMEVFFQENLPQVKMMKPEAGYLVWLDFSACGDPKAVRKKLIEEARVGLNHGSSFGAEGENFHRINIAVRRAEVFSALSRIQKVFSN, via the coding sequence ATGAACACTGATTTTGACAAAATTGTTGATCGCAAACCTTATAATAATGTGAAATTTGGCTTGAGAAAAGCCTATTTCGGAACCGAAGATATCGACCCGCTATGGGTTGCTGATATGGATTTTGAAGTTGCCGAACCCATTAACAATGCGATTGTGAAGCGGGCAGCGCATGCCGTATATGGCTACCCATTTGCCGATGATGACTTCAAGGCATCGGTATGTGATTGGCAGTGGAAACAAAATCAGTGGAAAGTTGCCCCGGAGTGGGTCAGTGGATTGCCTGGTGTGGTGCCTGCACTGCTGACGGCTGTACTTTCGTTCAGTGCGCCTTCAGACGAAGTCATTGTGCAGCCTCCCGTTTATTTTCCCTTTTTTGATGTCATTGAATCCGTTGGCAGGAACGTGGTCAAAAATCCATTGATACTCAATAATGGCAGGTATGAAATGGATTTTGATCATTTGCAAAAGGTGATTACCGATAAAACAAAGATGCTCTTGCTTTGTAATCCACACAATCCTTCGGGAAGAATGTGGACCAAATCGGAATTGACAAAGCTGGGAGAAATCTGTGCTCAGCATCAGGTGTTAATTATTGCTGATGAAATTCATTCCGACCTCACGTTGGGCGGAAGAAAACATCAGCCCATTGCGAAAATCAGTCCGCAAATTTCCGAGATTACCGTAACATGTTCATCGGCGAGCAAAACCTTCAATTTGGCAGGTTTAACCTGTGCCTACACCATCATTTCATCGGACACTCTTCGTCGAAAGTTTGATAAAATGTTGTCCATGACGCACCTTTTTATCAGTAATGTTTTTGGACTGGAGGCCACATCGGCAGCCTATAGGTCTGGGAGCGGGTGGCTCGAAGAATTGAAGCTTTATCTGGAGGAAACGATTGCGCAAATGGAGGTGTTTTTTCAGGAAAATTTACCTCAGGTAAAAATGATGAAACCTGAAGCAGGCTATTTGGTGTGGCTGGATTTTTCGGCTTGTGGGGATCCAAAAGCAGTGCGGAAAAAATTGATTGAAGAAGCCAGGGTGGGCTTAAATCATGGGAGCAGTTTTGGGGCTGAAGGAGAAAATTTTCACCGGATAAATATTGCCGTCCGGAGAGCGGAAGTCTTCAGTGCCCTGAGTAGAATTCAGAAAGTATTCAGCAATTAA
- a CDS encoding AI-2E family transporter — protein sequence MKENLRIIRNCLIILTVVVIAGILTMLSSIFVPLVLALFLAILFQPIMDLFTKWKFPTVVSVTLIVLILTTFIVSFGAVVIKTGTQFGKERQKYFNQIGAKMEGMVETVNKVPGLHDFNTSGIVEEVSKFISFEKIWSSAQVLVNAVGDFSSAFVIMLLYLLALLGGSQKYTSYFNQLQRSEKERVHEAGAFSRQFLKVQKAIVTYIKVKTKVSLLTGVLVWLACVIFGVDFAVFWGFLAFTLNFIPSIGSIIATVPPVLLGLVQIESSLFLLIFSGLIVTIQFFCGNILEPKLQGKELSLNTVTVIFGLVFWGYIWGITGMLLSVPLMVILKMLISMIPGSEVLIKLMESPEETDCIHLPNPIETLN from the coding sequence ATGAAAGAAAACCTCCGAATTATCCGCAATTGCCTCATTATCTTGACCGTGGTAGTGATTGCGGGTATCCTAACCATGCTTTCCTCTATATTTGTTCCATTGGTGCTTGCCCTGTTTTTGGCCATCCTGTTTCAGCCCATTATGGATCTTTTTACCAAATGGAAATTCCCCACCGTTGTTTCGGTAACATTGATTGTCTTGATTTTAACGACCTTTATCGTTTCTTTCGGTGCGGTAGTAATCAAAACAGGCACTCAGTTTGGGAAAGAACGGCAGAAATATTTCAACCAGATCGGTGCGAAAATGGAGGGAATGGTTGAAACGGTGAATAAGGTTCCTGGTTTGCATGATTTCAACACCTCGGGTATTGTTGAGGAAGTCTCCAAGTTTATTTCTTTTGAAAAAATATGGAGCAGTGCCCAAGTGCTTGTTAATGCGGTAGGTGATTTTTCCTCCGCCTTTGTCATTATGTTGCTTTATTTATTGGCGTTGTTGGGAGGATCGCAGAAGTACACCTCCTACTTTAATCAACTCCAGCGGAGTGAGAAAGAGCGGGTACATGAGGCAGGTGCTTTCTCCCGACAATTTCTCAAAGTGCAAAAAGCCATTGTTACCTATATCAAAGTGAAAACCAAGGTAAGCTTGTTGACGGGCGTTTTGGTTTGGCTGGCCTGTGTGATCTTTGGTGTGGACTTCGCAGTTTTCTGGGGATTTTTGGCCTTTACACTGAATTTTATTCCTTCTATCGGAAGCATCATCGCCACGGTTCCGCCCGTACTTTTAGGCTTGGTACAGATAGAATCATCCCTGTTTCTCCTGATTTTTTCCGGCTTAATTGTAACCATTCAGTTTTTCTGTGGAAACATTCTTGAACCAAAATTGCAGGGTAAGGAATTATCGCTCAACACTGTTACGGTTATTTTCGGACTGGTCTTTTGGGGATATATTTGGGGAATTACAGGAATGTTGCTTTCCGTTCCGTTAATGGTGATTTTGAAAATGCTGATCTCCATGATTCCAGGCTCTGAGGTATTGATTAAGCTGATGGAAAGCCCCGAGGAGACCGATTGTATTCATTTGCCCAACCCTATCGAAACCTTAAACTGA